A section of the Phacochoerus africanus isolate WHEZ1 chromosome 4, ROS_Pafr_v1, whole genome shotgun sequence genome encodes:
- the UTP15 gene encoding U3 small nucleolar RNA-associated protein 15 homolog isoform X1 has product MAGYKPVAIQTYPILGEKITQDTLYWNNYKTPVQIKEFGAVSKVDFSPQPPYNYAVTASSRIHIYGRYSQEPIKTFSRFKDTAYCATFRQDGRLLIAGSEDGGVQLFDISGRAPLRQFEGHTKAVHTVDFTADKYHVVSGADDYTVKLWDIPNSKEILTFKEHSDYVRCGCASKLNPDLFVTGSYDHTVKMFDARTNQSVISVEHGQPVESVLLFPSGGLLVSAGGRYVKVWDVLKGGQLLVSLKNHHKTVTCLCLSSSGQRLLSGSLDRKVKVYSTTSYKVVHSFDYAASILSLALAHEDETIVVGMTNGILSVKHRKSEAKKESVSRRRRPAYRTFIKGKNYMKQQDDILINRPSKKHLELYDRDLKNFRISKALDRVLEPSCIIKTPEITVSIIKELNRRGVLANALAGRDEKEISRVLNFLIRNLSQPRFAPVLINAAEIVIDIYLPVIGQSPVVDKKFLLLQGLVEKEIDYQRELLETLGMMDMLFATMTRKESTSVLQQTPDGFLENKRIES; this is encoded by the exons ATGGCTGGTTATAAACCTGTAGCAATCCAGACATATCCTATACTTGGTGAAAAAATCACCCAAGATACACTGTACTGGAACAATTATAAG ACCCCTGTTCAGATCAAGGAGTTTGGTGCAGTCTCAAAAGTAgacttttctccacagcctccgTATAATTATGCTGTCACTGCTTCTTCAAgg ATTCACATTTATGGCCGATACTCCCAAGAACCTATAAAAACCTTTTCACGATTTAAAGACACAGCCTACTGTGCTACTTTTCGACAGGATGGTAGACTGCTTATAGCTGGCAGTGAAGATGGTGGCGTTCAGCTTTTTGATATAAGTGGGAGGGCTCCCCTCAGGCAGTTTGAAGGCCATACTAA AGCAGTTCATACAGTAGATTTTACAGCTGACAAATATCATGTCGTTTCTGGGGCTGATGATTATACAGTTAAATTATGGGATATTCCAAACTCTAAAGAAATTCTGACATTCAAGGAACATTCTGATTATGTGAGGTGTGGATGTGCTAGCAAACTGAACCCAGATCTCTTTGTAACAG gGTCATATGATCATACTGTGAAGATGTTTGATGCACGAACAAACCAGAGTGTTATCTCTGTCGAGCATGGGCAGCCAGTGGAGAGTGTCCTGCTTTTTCCCTCTGGAGGGCTTCTGGTATCAGCAg gaGGTCGTTATGTTAAAGTCTGGGACGTGCTAAAAGGAGGACAGTTGCTAGTGTCTTTGAAAAATCATCATAAAACTGTGACGTGTTTATGTCTGAGCAGCTCTGGACAGAGGTTACTCTCTGGCTCACTGGATAG gaAGGTGAAAGTATATAGCACAACTTCCTACAAAGTGGTCCACAGTTTTGATTATGCAGCTTCAATTTTGAGTCTTGCACTTGCA CATGAAGATGAAACAATAGTTGTAGGAATGACCAATGGAATACTGAGTGTTAAACATCGGAAGTCTGAAGCAAAGAAGGAGTCTGTTTCCAGGAGAAGAAGGCCTGCATATCGAacttttattaaaggaaaaaattacatgaaacaaCAG GATGACATTTTGATCAACAGGCCATCAAAGAAGCACCTAGAATTGTATGACAGGGATCTGAAAAACTTTCGCATCTCTAAGGCACTTGATAGAGTCCTTGAG CCCAGTTGTATAATAAAGACACCTGAGATTACAGTTTCCATCATAAAGGAGCTAAATCGAAGAGGAGTCCTTGCAAATGCCCTTGCAGGTCGAGATGAAAAGGAGATCAGTCGTGTCCTTAATTTTTTGATAAG gaaTCTATCTCAGCCAAGATTTGCTCCTGTTTTGATAAATGCTGCTGAAATAGTTATTG atATATATCTACCTGTGATTGGTCAGTCACCTGTAGTTGATAAAAAGTTTTTGTTACTTCAAGGACttgtagaaaaagaaattgattaCCAAAGAGAACTACTAGAAACCTTGGGGATGATGGACATGCTTTTTGCTACCATGACAAGGAAAGAAAGCACTTCTGTGTTGCAGCAGACGCCTGATGGATTTCTAGAGAACAAGAGGATTGAATCATAG
- the UTP15 gene encoding U3 small nucleolar RNA-associated protein 15 homolog isoform X2, with translation MFDARTNQSVISVEHGQPVESVLLFPSGGLLVSAGGRYVKVWDVLKGGQLLVSLKNHHKTVTCLCLSSSGQRLLSGSLDRKVKVYSTTSYKVVHSFDYAASILSLALAHEDETIVVGMTNGILSVKHRKSEAKKESVSRRRRPAYRTFIKGKNYMKQQDDILINRPSKKHLELYDRDLKNFRISKALDRVLEPSCIIKTPEITVSIIKELNRRGVLANALAGRDEKEISRVLNFLIRNLSQPRFAPVLINAAEIVIDIYLPVIGQSPVVDKKFLLLQGLVEKEIDYQRELLETLGMMDMLFATMTRKESTSVLQQTPDGFLENKRIES, from the exons ATGTTTGATGCACGAACAAACCAGAGTGTTATCTCTGTCGAGCATGGGCAGCCAGTGGAGAGTGTCCTGCTTTTTCCCTCTGGAGGGCTTCTGGTATCAGCAg gaGGTCGTTATGTTAAAGTCTGGGACGTGCTAAAAGGAGGACAGTTGCTAGTGTCTTTGAAAAATCATCATAAAACTGTGACGTGTTTATGTCTGAGCAGCTCTGGACAGAGGTTACTCTCTGGCTCACTGGATAG gaAGGTGAAAGTATATAGCACAACTTCCTACAAAGTGGTCCACAGTTTTGATTATGCAGCTTCAATTTTGAGTCTTGCACTTGCA CATGAAGATGAAACAATAGTTGTAGGAATGACCAATGGAATACTGAGTGTTAAACATCGGAAGTCTGAAGCAAAGAAGGAGTCTGTTTCCAGGAGAAGAAGGCCTGCATATCGAacttttattaaaggaaaaaattacatgaaacaaCAG GATGACATTTTGATCAACAGGCCATCAAAGAAGCACCTAGAATTGTATGACAGGGATCTGAAAAACTTTCGCATCTCTAAGGCACTTGATAGAGTCCTTGAG CCCAGTTGTATAATAAAGACACCTGAGATTACAGTTTCCATCATAAAGGAGCTAAATCGAAGAGGAGTCCTTGCAAATGCCCTTGCAGGTCGAGATGAAAAGGAGATCAGTCGTGTCCTTAATTTTTTGATAAG gaaTCTATCTCAGCCAAGATTTGCTCCTGTTTTGATAAATGCTGCTGAAATAGTTATTG atATATATCTACCTGTGATTGGTCAGTCACCTGTAGTTGATAAAAAGTTTTTGTTACTTCAAGGACttgtagaaaaagaaattgattaCCAAAGAGAACTACTAGAAACCTTGGGGATGATGGACATGCTTTTTGCTACCATGACAAGGAAAGAAAGCACTTCTGTGTTGCAGCAGACGCCTGATGGATTTCTAGAGAACAAGAGGATTGAATCATAG